A stretch of Candidatus Lokiarchaeota archaeon DNA encodes these proteins:
- a CDS encoding acyl-CoA dehydrogenase, with protein sequence MNFEETDEQRMFREAVRDFAERYVEPAWRDYDREHEIPRDIIKKMAEMGLWAPTVSEDYGGSDLSMTMACIAAEELARADLSIALPVMYLVEASWAFVFDRYGTHEAKSEILPRVTDGDLFFGIATTEPTGGSDLVNTTKTIIEPKDDKFVVNGEKVYISGVNESEKHGGVYWTLAKEDPKGDHKAFTAFILPLNMGDGVHPGITTTLFEDMGRMGVSTGGFNIENVEIPEHYIIGERGRGFYMAMEGFSAARVLIAATTIGSGMACLDLGIDYVKQRKQFGRPLAAFEGIQFEGVDSWMALQADRELTYKAAWMMDQHYREDNPSISKLDVAKWTAAAKYRGPHDSLDAIETAMTWHGAFGYTKECPLEAAYRGVRSYTVGAEGGSHVQKIVIARELFGPENLPYRQDKQM encoded by the coding sequence ATGAATTTTGAAGAAACAGACGAGCAGAGGATGTTTAGGGAAGCTGTTCGTGACTTTGCAGAACGTTATGTAGAACCTGCATGGCGTGACTATGACAGAGAACACGAGATTCCCCGTGACATCATCAAGAAGATGGCTGAAATGGGACTGTGGGCTCCAACCGTTTCCGAAGATTATGGCGGCTCAGACCTGTCCATGACCATGGCCTGTATAGCTGCAGAAGAGCTGGCAAGAGCAGACCTCTCAATTGCACTTCCAGTCATGTACCTTGTCGAGGCTTCATGGGCCTTCGTTTTCGACAGGTATGGTACTCACGAAGCAAAGAGCGAAATCCTCCCAAGAGTTACAGATGGTGACCTCTTCTTCGGTATCGCAACGACTGAGCCAACGGGCGGTTCAGACCTTGTTAACACCACCAAGACCATTATCGAACCAAAAGACGACAAGTTCGTAGTCAACGGTGAGAAAGTCTACATCAGTGGTGTGAATGAATCAGAGAAGCACGGCGGCGTCTACTGGACACTCGCCAAAGAAGATCCAAAAGGCGACCACAAAGCTTTCACCGCGTTTATCCTGCCTCTCAACATGGGAGATGGTGTTCACCCCGGTATTACCACAACCCTCTTCGAGGACATGGGGCGAATGGGTGTCTCCACAGGCGGTTTCAATATCGAAAATGTCGAAATACCAGAACACTACATCATCGGTGAGCGTGGACGTGGCTTCTATATGGCCATGGAAGGTTTCTCAGCCGCTAGAGTACTCATTGCCGCCACGACGATTGGAAGTGGTATGGCTTGTCTCGATTTAGGCATCGACTACGTGAAGCAGCGTAAACAGTTCGGTAGACCACTTGCAGCTTTCGAAGGTATCCAGTTCGAAGGTGTCGATTCTTGGATGGCCCTACAAGCCGACAGAGAATTGACCTACAAGGCAGCATGGATGATGGACCAGCACTACCGCGAAGACAACCCCAGTATCTCCAAACTGGATGTCGCCAAGTGGACCGCTGCTGCCAAGTACCGTGGACCACACGACAGTCTTGACGCGATAGAAACAGCTATGACCTGGCATGGTGCCTTCGGGTACACGAAAGAGTGTCCACTCGAAGCAGCCTACCGCGGCGTCCGATCATACACGGTTGGTGCAGAAGGTGGGTCGCATGTGCAAAAAATTGTCATTGCGCGGGAGTTATTTGGTCCCGAGAACCTGCCTTATCGTCAAGACAAGCAGATGTAG
- a CDS encoding methyltransferase domain-containing protein, producing MRRYGGINGCVAAAAFISGKQQGQIVRTLPLSCRRVEGMKTDSGQRANTIDYKEVAERYDDIRNGIPQLMKAVVDNLSPSMGDLVLDLCCGTGINTRLFAELTAAQIIGLDLSREMLCKARSKLPSSSLVRGEASALPFRTGCFDHVIMTEAIHHLSNKNATLQAILDILKENGQLCIATQSHNQIEKRMTSRFFPSTLEVDQKRYPKIFELEASLSKVGFVEIGAAELTLPSRGLNKDFLECVRNKGFSMLHKISPQEYETGLRKLNAAMDDENTHSHALGYTLVYAEKP from the coding sequence ATGAGACGCTATGGGGGTATCAATGGGTGCGTTGCAGCAGCTGCCTTTATTTCGGGTAAGCAACAGGGCCAGATAGTCCGTACTCTTCCGTTATCATGCAGGCGGGTGGAGGGTATGAAAACAGATAGTGGACAACGCGCCAATACCATAGATTACAAAGAAGTAGCGGAGAGATATGATGATATTCGAAATGGGATTCCGCAACTGATGAAGGCAGTCGTTGACAATCTTTCCCCTTCTATGGGTGATTTGGTTCTTGATCTCTGCTGCGGGACGGGGATTAATACAAGGCTATTTGCCGAGCTAACAGCAGCTCAGATCATTGGATTGGATCTCTCGCGTGAGATGCTTTGCAAAGCTCGTTCTAAGTTGCCTTCTAGCTCACTTGTTCGAGGCGAGGCAAGTGCTCTTCCTTTTCGAACTGGCTGCTTCGACCATGTAATCATGACGGAAGCCATCCATCATCTCTCGAACAAGAATGCTACTTTGCAGGCAATCCTAGATATTCTAAAGGAGAATGGACAGCTGTGCATAGCTACACAGTCCCATAACCAGATTGAGAAGCGCATGACATCTCGGTTTTTTCCATCTACACTGGAAGTTGATCAAAAACGTTATCCAAAAATATTCGAACTGGAGGCCTCGCTATCTAAGGTGGGCTTTGTCGAAATAGGTGCCGCTGAGTTAACCCTCCCATCTCGTGGTCTTAACAAAGATTTCCTTGAGTGTGTGAGAAATAAGGGGTTCTCTATGCTGCACAAGATTTCTCCACAGGAATATGAGACTGGATTGCGCAAACTGAATGCTGCTATGGATGATGAGAACACACACTCACATGCCCTTGGTTACACTCTTGTATATGCAGAAAAGCCCTAG
- a CDS encoding MBL fold metallo-hydrolase yields MPNYSSAMIEEIIVNEQVTCIKTGSISYENRTMWACLYKVENALIDCGCANAKDELVSLLNGKKIDFIYVTHGHEDHYGCCSAFSETATIFAPPRARDVLLNPPNLNEFFQWVWGQPEPVKQVQITPSQFQVGDLCFDTVKLPGHGEEMVGFYEKEKGWLFSADAVPLPSHKQISMTDENIPQMMRTMEYIMDLDVKVLFDGHLGPIETPESHIQKRLDYLNKVRETAMRLHEKGLSSSEIIAELGWESPWYMDMTMGRFSLEHMIDSLFSERATEKP; encoded by the coding sequence TTGCCCAATTATAGTTCAGCCATGATTGAAGAGATTATCGTCAATGAACAGGTCACTTGTATCAAGACTGGGAGCATCAGCTACGAAAACAGAACGATGTGGGCATGTCTTTACAAGGTCGAAAACGCTCTCATCGATTGCGGCTGTGCCAATGCCAAGGATGAATTGGTTTCACTCCTCAATGGGAAAAAGATCGATTTCATTTACGTGACACATGGACACGAGGATCATTACGGTTGTTGTTCAGCGTTTAGTGAAACGGCGACCATATTTGCCCCTCCACGTGCGAGAGACGTACTACTCAATCCTCCTAATCTGAATGAATTCTTTCAATGGGTGTGGGGACAACCAGAACCTGTAAAACAAGTTCAAATCACACCGTCTCAGTTCCAAGTAGGAGATCTATGCTTTGATACAGTCAAATTGCCCGGTCATGGAGAAGAGATGGTTGGGTTCTACGAGAAGGAGAAAGGGTGGCTGTTTTCAGCAGATGCAGTACCTCTTCCCTCGCACAAGCAGATATCGATGACTGATGAGAATATTCCACAGATGATGCGAACAATGGAATATATCATGGATTTGGATGTGAAAGTGCTCTTTGATGGTCATCTTGGACCAATCGAAACACCAGAGAGCCATATTCAGAAAAGACTGGATTATTTGAATAAGGTGCGAGAAACCGCTATGAGACTGCATGAGAAAGGATTATCATCGTCTGAAATCATTGCGGAGTTAGGATGGGAGTCCCCTTGGTACATGGATATGACTATGGGGCGGTTCAGTTTGGAGCACATGATCGATTCGTTGTTTTCCGAAAGAGCAACCGAAAAACCGTGA
- a CDS encoding DUF763 domain-containing protein, with protein sequence MVRRSGVADLKLHGGKAPRWLVKRMKPMAKAICRFIVEEHGPLELLERLADPVYFQALSNVLGYDWDSSGSTTVTCGVLRSVLSIEEHGMAAAGGKGKTSMKTPEHLRALEDYGLDGVGLGEISRAVAKVDNAAVQDGYALYQHVFFVDVEENWTVVQQGMDGDSGDARRYHWTSQTTEQFIEEPHTGMISGAVKTAALDMTAKESDKCRDVSVDISQEEPIKIKRLFEDIKPYGESTLIPWLDDYSPREKLPSYKVFPNRMNWNAVREAYERQPGDYEELLFINGIGPATIRGLSLISEMIYGESPSWADPVRMTFAFGGKDGVPFPIKRKEYDEAIEFLETVLCDAKMGRRDKVVGLKRLKRFAPPIPRDSENMTSAEQCAS encoded by the coding sequence CTGGTGAGAAGGTCCGGCGTAGCTGATTTGAAGCTTCACGGGGGAAAAGCCCCTAGATGGCTTGTAAAGCGCATGAAACCTATGGCGAAGGCCATCTGTAGGTTCATCGTAGAAGAACATGGTCCGCTTGAGCTTCTGGAACGCCTTGCAGATCCAGTTTACTTCCAAGCATTATCAAACGTTCTAGGGTACGATTGGGATAGTTCAGGTTCAACTACCGTAACTTGTGGAGTGTTGCGTTCTGTACTGAGTATTGAAGAACACGGTATGGCCGCTGCAGGTGGCAAGGGAAAAACGTCGATGAAAACACCTGAACATCTTCGGGCGCTTGAAGACTATGGCCTCGATGGAGTAGGCCTCGGAGAAATAAGCAGAGCAGTAGCCAAGGTAGATAATGCAGCAGTCCAGGATGGATATGCACTCTATCAGCACGTTTTCTTTGTTGATGTGGAAGAAAATTGGACAGTTGTCCAGCAGGGTATGGATGGAGATTCCGGAGATGCTAGACGGTACCATTGGACATCTCAGACCACTGAGCAATTCATTGAGGAGCCCCATACTGGAATGATTTCAGGTGCTGTTAAAACAGCAGCACTAGATATGACAGCAAAAGAAAGCGACAAATGCAGAGATGTCTCTGTGGATATTTCTCAAGAAGAGCCCATCAAAATCAAACGCCTTTTTGAAGATATCAAACCCTATGGAGAAAGCACACTCATTCCGTGGTTGGATGACTATAGCCCACGAGAAAAACTACCTTCCTACAAAGTCTTTCCAAACCGCATGAACTGGAATGCAGTTCGAGAAGCATATGAGAGACAACCGGGAGATTACGAAGAACTACTATTCATCAATGGGATTGGGCCAGCTACCATACGCGGGCTCTCATTGATTTCAGAGATGATTTATGGCGAGAGCCCATCCTGGGCAGATCCCGTTAGGATGACCTTCGCCTTTGGTGGTAAGGATGGTGTTCCATTCCCAATCAAGCGAAAGGAGTACGACGAGGCTATCGAGTTCCTAGAAACGGTTTTATGCGATGCAAAGATGGGAAGGAGAGACAAGGTTGTGGGCTTGAAACGGCTCAAGCGGTTTGCTCCTCCTATTCCAAGAGATTCAGAAAATATGACATCTGCAGAACAATGCGCATCTTGA
- a CDS encoding methyltransferase domain-containing protein codes for MTNPAKADWEDDNEIKELVELYSDRYGQAFWEPFLELVGDSPRRTIADFGCGPGLFLADAAKKFQAEEIYGLDESSRMLQTATLVLTGEVDVEKISLRQLDFDFQKIEIQSRSIELAFSGYLLHELMNPLNLLEQIVKVLDENGLYAVYDFISGDEQAFVNRMTNLGWSEKRAHEKYPSMCKHSLEDLKHLLQDAGFTILGSKTINNVLGIIIGEREKS; via the coding sequence ATGACAAATCCTGCAAAAGCGGACTGGGAAGACGACAATGAGATTAAAGAACTGGTGGAGCTATATAGTGACCGATATGGCCAAGCATTCTGGGAACCATTTCTAGAATTGGTCGGTGATTCGCCACGTCGAACAATCGCCGATTTTGGTTGCGGACCGGGGCTGTTCTTGGCTGATGCCGCAAAGAAATTTCAAGCCGAAGAGATATACGGGCTCGATGAGAGCTCTCGTATGCTTCAGACGGCTACTTTGGTTCTTACAGGCGAAGTTGACGTCGAGAAGATATCACTTAGACAATTGGATTTCGATTTCCAGAAGATAGAGATTCAGTCAAGAAGTATAGAGTTGGCTTTTTCAGGCTACTTGCTTCACGAGCTAATGAATCCCCTGAATCTCCTAGAACAGATAGTCAAGGTCTTGGATGAAAATGGTTTGTATGCGGTATACGATTTCATTTCTGGTGATGAACAGGCTTTTGTTAATCGAATGACGAATCTTGGATGGTCAGAGAAACGAGCTCATGAGAAATATCCTAGTATGTGTAAACACTCCCTTGAAGATTTGAAGCATCTCCTTCAAGATGCTGGATTCACAATCCTTGGTTCCAAAACGATTAACAATGTTCTAGGAATTATTATAGGGGAAAGAGAAAAGTCGTAG